The region CTAGGCCCTAAATGAATGAGTTTATTGGAATCTTCATCTGAACACGTAATATCACTCACTGTGCAGCGTCATAAAAAAGAATCTTGCTATTGACATTCAATCCATTATCGGTTAGAGTCATTTCCTGGCTTATCATTTTGCCTTTGTAGAGAACTTTTCGTTTTTCTTGTGGCCCGGTAAGTTTTTGCGTCATCTGTATGTCGGATGCACCGATTAACGTCGTGTGGCTGATACCGTTGATGTACGCGTACCATTCTCCATGAAAATTTACCGGAATAACCATCGGGTCATTCTGCAATTGACAATCTACAATCAAAAACGAAAAGAGAGTATGTAATAAGATCGAGCTATTTTTGGGTGcagcaaaatttcaaattttcaacacCTCATTTCAAAGTAATTAAGATATATTCCTAAATTTTCTGGGGGGACCCCCTATCCCCCTCCACATTGCTTAGAGCCTCCAGTACTCGCCGTCCAGCAGCATTTGATAGACCAGCAGAGCACCACTCtgagggtggccacttttatttgactagctccccccccccccccgactaTTTTATTATTCACTGACATGATCAGCTATGACACCTGCTGAGGACAAGGAACTTTTTGATTTTACACacaatctagcaatctcatCAAATTCCCAATTCCCTGACttatttaaagaaaagaaaattgcctgacttttccctgatttccaggtaagtggccaccctaaCTCTTTTGAAAATCCTGGATCAACGCCTATATCTGATACATCGAATATTGATGAAGAAGTGGCAGAAAAGTGACgtattctttcatttttcaataaaattgaacatCCTACTctttataaatgtatattaTTGACTGTCATTTTAAGCAAAGTGGTGCCATGATGGAAGGCTCCCTCGCGAGTTACATTCTGAAGTAAATCAGACGTTTGACCAGTGACGGTCTTGCGTCAATAATAATTGTAGTCGTTGTAGATTTTGTTGAAGTGATAAGTCTTCTGACAATCTATCTATAGTACAATGGTTGTTAGTCTATTTTTGAACGCGTGAAATGAAATCTGCCAATGCCACAATGCTGGGTCTGGGTGGGATTGATTAATAACACATGAGACTAGGGTAGGGGCCCAACGCTTTAGGTCGGTACATGCTAAAAGGCGTATAAGTCCACGCCATTGTTTATCAAGATGTGATATGCAACAGTTCATTAGTTTTTCCTCATCGACACaagttatattttatttacgaaAAAACCAAATACCTTGTATGTGAAAGGGcccaaataaataataaaattcgaattgaattgattgaaagTTGCTTTTTTAATCGCAAAATTTACTTAATAAAACAAGCTATCGATGTAAATCAAGCGTTAGAATTGATGATATAAGAACAGTCATTCGTAAAAAGACATCATTTTATATACCTGAACTTGGTATCGATAAGAAAAGTGCAAAAACTATTCCAAAAAGCGACAAAACGTAAGAACTGTTTtgcgccgccattttgtttgctATCAGCTTTTCTTTCAAGATATAAAGGGGAACTGGGTATAAAGGTAAAATTTATGGTTGTTATTTCGACGTTTTTGTCtctcaaaaaatataaaaattcagATCAAGTAAACATAAATTTCTTGAAATTAAGCGAGAGTGGGTATAACTTTTTGATTTAAACAAAACTCGAACAAATTTCTATAATACGAATGCTATCACCCCTTACAATACAATCCCGCTACCCGATACATTCCACTGCCACTTGGCGGAGCCATCTCCCGGAAGGTGTGGTGGGAGATGACTCAAGCTAGTTCATATCGCCCCCACCCAGATGGTCCAATGTGGGTGATCAAAAAGATAATCTTAAATCTTGTGGATATCGAATAGATAATGAATCATTACCACATATCAATTCCTATCATTCTTAAAAAGAGATCCATCAAATGACAACGATGATTGAAATGGCTTGGCTGGAATATTTGGGTTAATACAGTGGTTGTTCCTCAACATCTAAATGACTAACTATTCTACGTAAAAATTTCAGTCAGTTTATTTCGgtaatttctaaaaaaatacaTGATTCGAATTTCAATCAAGATGACATCATtataaaacaagttttacaactTCACACAGAAACAAACATTTACAAAGTTCACAAAATCTTGGGCACTGAAACGAGAAAATGAGTATATAGTACTACATCTGAGAATACGTATAGGGAAGAATTAACTCTGAAGTTATCTAATGCTTGCAATAAaagaatggattaaaaatctatatcccgaaaatgttcaaattaaaataatacaaaattttTTGCATCGTTCCTAAAAACAATGTCTTATGACAGACTTATGCAATCCTCAGTAATATGCAAGCGAATGAAATTCCTTTTTGATTAAATCTTATATCCAGCCAGATTATTAAATCAATCACCGTTTAGGCCAGATAGCCCTAACAATATATATCATAACGCATGCACTGATTTCATACTGTACACGGTTATTAAATGCAGAAAACAACATTTTCTCTAAAAACACTAGGTTCACTGATTGGTATTGTTTGGttcgttttcaaaaattgCTAAAATAGTTCACATTATTGCCAAGTGTTAACACCGCCATATCCAAGAAACTGTTTGTTAACTTCCTTCTTTTTCTGCAGGTTTATCCTTAGCCAATAACACAGTATGCTGTCCACCTGCTGAAATCATTATCACTTCCCTGCAAAAGATAATTGAGAATTGAGTGAAATAATAAGATTCATATACCaaagaaatgtttttgaaCAATTCCAATTCTTTAAATGAAACTGGGACCCACAAGCCAGTTGTATAGTCATGGCTTGGAGTTGGGACAGGTCTAGGGTCATCTTAAAACTTTCAGACGAATCTTAAGATTCtcagaccacttttggactttgGGCCGTTGACAAAATAACAACCAAACAAATTCTTCTATGATTGAAATGATCTGCGCAATATTCTATATAATGTCGCTTTGAATCTGTCCACTCCATCGTGGGTTTATTAAACGTACCTGTTTAAAAGTTGTTTTCCCGCAATTTTGATTGGTTCGTACACATCGTCGTCGTTGCCAGTTCCTAATTGTTGATTCGTACCCATTCCCCATGAAAAACCGACACCTGAAAATATCGAAACCGCTGTCAAATATTTGCAATCCAATTCATATGCTTCAATAACAGAAGATCGAATCATTCAAAGATTATTCAGATCACTACTACACTACAGCGAGTATGAATTATTCGTCGTATGAAAGTTTTATGTACCATCATTAGACACGGCGAAACTGACAGAACTTCCAGCTGATATAGACTGACATCCAGTTCCGTTTAGCGATGTTATCAAAGTTGGTTCTTTCGTTTCTTCACAATCCTTTCCAAGACCTAACCTTCCGTACTCTTTACGCCCTAAACTGTATACTTTGCCTGCAAAATAAGAATCGAATgaaagaatgaataaatggaattttcttctgaatctagatttcatttcacCCAACTGATTTTAACAAACCTGCAGTGTCCAATGCGACGGTATGGTGCTGTCCACTTGCGAAACTCTTCCACTGTTTGCcttcaaatgatgttaatcGTTCTGGCATGAATCTATTCTCCATATCATCAATTCCTATCATTCATAAttgataaaacaattatccACTTCcgataaaaatatttcaaacacgTAGAAAGGAATCATTATAATAGGATTTGGAAGACTCGACCAAATCGATGCAATTAATGACAATGAAATCTTTATGACAATTGTAATCAGAAAATTATTATCagaaattttttcatttcagtttttagtctgaaaaatatctaaaaccaATTATTAAGGCCAGTATAACTGAAACTATATGAAACAAAAATTGAACTCTATTTAACATACCGAGTTGGTAGTAATTATTCAGACCCCACGCGTAAATATCTCCAGATTCTGCTTCACGCGCGAATGTGTCGAACGTTCCGGCCCAGATATCGCTGAATTTAGACGATTTTCGTCCACGAGAACGGCGACAGCGAACGATACCGGGCGTCAACagatattctgaaaatttgATCAAATCATCTTCTGAAGACTAATAGAACATTTTACGGACTTCTAAATTCATGAAACATGGAAAATAACTTACCAGCGCCCTTTCGACCTCCGCGTACAGCGAAGCATTCGGCTACCCTACCCAACTGTCCTTGTTCAGCATTTCCTATGCGTACAAATTAAGAAATGATTAAGATGACATCTGAAATTCTGATTCCATTGTGGTTTCTGAGATACCGGTACTGAGTTAAGGCACAGAGTCTACTATATATGATTTACCTGCGGTGTAAATTTCACCGTTTGATGTTAAACAAGCCAGATGGTCACCACCAGACACGATCTTCACAACGACAGTCTTTGGTGAACCGATAACAAACTGCACAGGTGTCTTCTGAACGTTCTTATACGTTATCATTCCCATTAAACCATTAGCATCCTAGAATACCAACAAATCCCATTGTGAAATGTGAAACAATTTGACAAACTTACTTATATACaatattatgataatatctttttacatcatttttcatcattaagggtgatagatatttcagcaATCTTAAGTCTTAACTCTCCATTAAAAGATGACAGATGATGACCCTACCCTGGTGAAAAATAACAACTTACTCTAAATATTCCCCAAATGTAAACTTTGCCTTCCTCAGTCAGTGCAGCCGTGTGGCTATCTCCTGCACTAACTTGAACAACTTTACTCGGCAACTCCACTTTAGCTGGCAGTGTTTCAGAGCCTTCTTCCGACGTATCTCGACCAAGAGCACCATCATCATTACAGCCGAATGTAATTACCTAAAGATGTgcaaaaaaacaacaataaaatatgaagAGTTATTGTGATTATGATGATTCCGAtcaatgttttttcttttttcttcggATTAAGACAAATCCACTATGGGCCAGTCTTAGAAAATTTGTTACTTCAGTAGTGCATTTCATATATGACCACTGTTGTTTGTCTGTTGCCAAACAGCCCGGTTCTATTACCTCTCCTTTTGAAGTCAAGCAAACAGTGTGCATACCACCGGCGAAGACCTGAATTATATCTTCAGAGATATCGACTTTACTCGGGCGAGATCTCTCCAGAATATCTTCACCGAGGCCCAGTTGACCGACATCACCTTCACCCAGAGTTAACACGATTCCACCAACCGTTGCATGCGACTCGTGAGAGACTACAATAGAAAGATATTGTTTCACTTGAAAATACAAGTAGTCTCGGGTTGAAAAAATGTCTGtacaatataataataaattgtcatttatatagcgcaAGACCCCTTAAGAATAGAAGTTCAAATGCGCTCCTCTAGAAACTATAAGTAGCTGGTACGGAATAGAACGGTTTTGAGTGTTCGCTTGAATGATTCACAAGACAAAGACATGGAGTCAGGTATGTCCGCAAGAAGGTTATTCCACAGTCTGGGAGCATATGTGGAGAATGTTCTGCCACCGTATGATGACCAACGGAAATAGGAACAACCAGTCTCTCCTGATTGGCAGAAGGTAGAAGTCTGACAGGTACATAGACTTGTAATAATCCGGATAAGTATACGGGAGCCAGATGATACAATATGATTGTTATATGAGCCATCTACCAATGGTACATGGCTTCTGACAATTTTGGGTTAGATTTAACTCTTTGTGCGCTGGATCCAATGAAAAATGGGGAAAATGATTTACAAATACATGCAGACTCTGACATATGTACCGGCACTTTATAAATGTtaattactatcattattattattattataatagtAATAAACATTTATAAAGTGCCGGTTTCTCATAACGAGTTCACCGGTGCTGAGAAATGAGATGGTTCCATTGAAACACGAGAAATGTTTTAATGAACGTTCGAACTATTCAGTGCTATTTCAAATATCtaagaaatttcatttattaaaattgtaCTATACGAatatatagttatttctatAACTTCCTAATTTACCTTTCTGTTTTTTACTTTTAGGTGGTTCCACAGTGtcatcattttcttcattGGGACGTTTTCTGGAGGGTTGAGCCTCTTTTGCTTTAGGTCTTCTTCCAACCATTTTTTCTGAATTCTGATTAAAGAATTTTGATATAGAATAATTGTGGGAGTTGcctttgttttaattaatTCCATTGTTAGTGTGACAGCAGTCTCAAACCATTGATAGTTTATCACAGTTAGTTCTCCTGAATAACTGGCATTTAACATGAAACCCAGATAATCTCACAGGGTACCAACAATGGCTTAATTACTTGGCATTTAAGAGTATCATAGGCCACACTTCAAATTACAAATAATTGGAATTTTGCACCAGAAAATAATTAGCCGTCTTCACGTTTTTTAATTAAGTCACATCCAATGAAATGAGATTAACAAATAAGGGACCCAAATAAGGAAAAGTGgagtcaaattcaactcaCAAAAGACTATGAACAAGTATCTTTTCTAAAGAACTATTTCCACAAAAGCGAATCGtccaaatatacaataaagTTAATTTACATCAAGTGGATTTAACTTTTCTTTTGCAGGAACGCagttttttggtggttcaCCGTGGAAAATTTGGAAATATAAACATAAACCGTATCACTTGGTAAAATCACACGTTCATTCTTTTAAAAGCACGGTGCGAAAACCCCACATACCTTTTGATTTACCGACGATTTAGACGATTGAAAAGTTTTACGATTTTTAAGCCAAGCTATTTTCCCTCttgtaggtggcgctaccgTACGATAACCAAAAGTAAAAACCAATTTCAATTTAACTTTATTTATTGTCCGCAGGTCGAACGGAACACTCATTGCTTTCATTCGATATCaatcaaattaatgaaaagaaattcgCTAGCGCATCGTCCTCAACCGGAAAAGACAGAAATGATATAACCCATTCTCTATTTAATAAATGAAACAAATTTCCGGTTACCAAAAAGGCAAAATACCATTTTGTCATCTCTATAGAATTTACCGACAAACTAAATAGATTCaatatataaattttattatcacAGATTTCCACTACATCGGatctttttttgtttatgAAAAAACTGCAGCTTGCTCCACACCCCACGGCACATCAGAGTTAAACATTCATCACACCACGTCTGTCTTTGAATGAAACCATACAgtttcctgaaaatatagaataaatcGCAAATTTTAGAGAATTTAAAGAAACATACTATTCTTCTTAATTCTTCAATTCTAAGTAGCCTGAGAAATAATACCTACTTTATCATACGCTTTGCTCGAGAAACTTGTCCTCTTTGCATTAAACTTAAAGCCATGAATAGAACACATTTACATTGCATGATCGGATCTGCCATTTCAATCGCTATGTGAAACTGTCTCAGTGATATTCTACCAGCAGTTTCTGcctgaaaaaaagttaactgGAGAATCAGCAAACAAATAAAGATTGAATATAGATTGTTGTAGTGGAATTTCATTTGTTGTCAATAGAAAAAGGCATGGTCCAAGCTTTTTCTGAGTGAACTTACATGGCATTCAGAATGGTCCCCCATAGACGAATAACCTCCTCCCAGCGTGGACAGCCAAGCCATGCATTCTTCAAGTGTAACCCGTTTCGAAATTAATTCTGCCACTCGCATATACctatttaaagaaaaatttgcaaaattatttggTCAGAAAATACTCAGCAAAAGGCAAATTGAATTGCAGTGAATCAATTGACACTATAAAACTAGTGTTATCAAATTATTGATTCTGTAACTTACCACTTGAAGTCAATGATAATTTCTGTTGGCCACCTGAGCACTATCACAACTACTAGATTTTGTGTTTTTAATTTGGTGGTTTTTTTCTGATCGTAGCAAACAACATCACTCGTTATAAGATGggatatgaatctataaaatctGCTATAAAATATGTCGCTTCGAGTTAAAGTTTCCATCAGTAATGCACCGAAATAACCATTCACGTGAACAGTCAATATAGATTTATCCGCATAAGTCGATGATGTCGAAAGATTAGCAGCATGGAAAACATTGTAAGGAATCAGATCACAGATATTCAGATTATGTTTGTCACAGTCACATTCAAATCCATCAGATAACATTAACTCAGTTATCTTGATCGTATCCATTAGGTCCTGAGTAGCACTAGGGCTATCTTTCAAAGATCCTCGTAAattttttgaacttttttcatTCGAGCCAATTGCGCGTTCTACATAATTCCTCAGATGAAAAGATTTCCGATCGTATTGAAAATGTGTGGAGATAATACACGATGATGGAACCAGCCGATTCATCTCTACTCTACCTCTCGGCAAAATTACACAAGTTTTAGATGATTTATGAAAGTCAAATTTATGAGATTTTGTTTCACTATCCCTAATAAAAGTAAAACCCAGGATCCAGATATTTCAACAATCGTAGGATACGGTAAAGTTTAGCAGCGGTACGTCGTACGTATTCCAGTGAATAAAACTACACTAGCACTGGCAGGCGAGGATGATGTGAGAAACGTTGAAGAAGTGCGCTACCAACTGCCGATACATAGATTTTGCGATCCCGTTTGTATATTACGATATTGATGAGTTACTTTTCTTTACTTTCAACGGGTAAAAGTTAAAATATAATGTGGTCCTGATGCTAAAACGAAGATTTTGCAGGTCTAGAATACGAGAACGATCCGGAATAATTCTacgaccttgaaacccgcTCGATACCGAAAATCTACATGCCAGAGTATACTCTGAACAAACTAATTAAACGCCTGAATGTATGGAATTCCTCAAGGGCCATACGAGTTACGAATTACGAGTTACATTTTACGAATTACGACTTCAATACATTACGCGACTTACTTACTTAGCaggaactgattacaaattttattatctatggaatacctcaagggccatacgacttacgagttacgttttacgacttacgagttacgttttacgagttactaATACATTTCCTACAATACGTTACGACTTACGATTTAcgacttacgttttacgaattacacGTTTTTCACTAAATGGCTTCGGATATCCGAAGCGCGTAATTCAAAGAAGGGGTTTCAAATGTGATGGAATATGTCCATCAGTCGTTTTCTATGTTGTAACTGGAGGGTGCTGCCCTCTCTCTCGAAAATACAGAACAATAGGTGATTGTGTTAATATCTTTTGTCCGCCTTTTTACTGGTTTTTGGGCTCTCAGAGTCGATATTTGGAGGAAACTTCTACTGTGGAACAGGCAGAATAGGACCTCGTTACATCTGGTGGCAGCGTAGTGGGATTTGATTGTGAAAAAACCAGTTGAAATTGAGTTGAAGCGGTGAACACGTTTTTCTCCGTTTAGTCTGTGTAAATTACTGTTACTTTTTGTGTGTACTTaacgtattttttttttacctacTTCGTAATTCCTAGTACATATTTAGTATTTTTAAGTGCCTGTTTCCCCTACATTTATTTGCGGTCCTGTATTTTCTGTGTCATTTATATAAGAGAATAGTAATTATGTCGGATGTTGAGAATGATGTGTGTGAGCCCTTGGCATTATCTAGGCCTATGTCACCAATGGCCGGAGCTGCACATCATGACCTCCTGGTTAGTGGGGAGGGTAACCTCtcgttaaaaccaaaacgtGGCCGTCCAATGAAGACAAAAGccgaaaatttgaaaacatcTGAGGATTCCATCCTCCAGCGACTGACTGAAGTGATGGAGAGGGTCGTGACGAGAGATGCACCCACCCCGAAAATGCACAATATTCCGGCACCCAAGCCCTATACCATGGGACACAATTTCCGCGTTTGGCTCGAAAGGTTTGACGCGTTCGCTGACCTGGCCCAGATTAGTTCTCGCATCAACGGGGGCGAACAGCGTAAATCACACCTGATGATGCGACTTGACCATGAGGCATACCAGGCTGTCTCGAACCTACGTCTCGACTCGAGCCTGTCGTATGATGATTTCTGTCGGCGGCTATCATCCCGTTTCCAACAAACAAAGACTGTGGATGACTTTAAGATGTTGTTGAAAGGGAGGGACCAAAAGACAACTGAATCTGTGGAACGCTATGCCGACGAGTTAGCAGAGCTGGCAAGGAACGCATACCCTGGCATTGCCTTCGAGCTGCAGGATGAATTGGCCAAAGACCAATTCCTTAAAGGTAATAGCCTACCCGTCTCAGCGAAGCAGTCAATGTATGCGGCCCAGCCAAGT is a window of Tubulanus polymorphus chromosome 2, tnTubPoly1.2, whole genome shotgun sequence DNA encoding:
- the LOC141898624 gene encoding regulator of chromosome condensation-like → MVGRRPKAKEAQPSRKRPNEENDDTVEPPKSKKQKVSHESHATVGGIVLTLGEGDVGQLGLGEDILERSRPSKVDISEDIIQVFAGGMHTVCLTSKGEVITFGCNDDGALGRDTSEEGSETLPAKVELPSKVVQVSAGDSHTAALTEEGKVYIWGIFRDANGLMGMITYKNVQKTPVQFVIGSPKTVVVKIVSGGDHLACLTSNGEIYTAGNAEQGQLGRVAECFAVRGGRKGAEYLLTPGIVRCRRSRGRKSSKFSDIWAGTFDTFAREAESGDIYAWGLNNYYQLGIDDMENRFMPERLTSFEGKQWKSFASGQHHTVALDTAGKVYSLGRKEYGRLGLGKDCEETKEPTLITSLNGTGCQSISAGSSVSFAVSNDGVGFSWGMGTNQQLGTGNDDDVYEPIKIAGKQLLNREVIMISAGGQHTVLLAKDKPAEKEGS
- the LOC141898314 gene encoding uncharacterized protein LOC141898314, producing MNRLVPSSCIISTHFQYDRKSFHLRNYVERAIGSNEKSSKNLRGSLKDSPSATQDLMDTIKITELMLSDGFECDCDKHNLNICDLIPYNVFHAANLSTSSTYADKSILTVHVNGYFGALLMETLTRSDIFYSRFYRFISHLITSDVVCYDQKKTTKLKTQNLVVVIVLRWPTEIIIDFKWYMRVAELISKRVTLEECMAWLSTLGGGYSSMGDHSECHAETAGRISLRQFHIAIEMADPIMQCKCVLFMALSLMQRGQVSRAKRMIKKLYGFIQRQTWCDECLTLMCRGVWSKLQFFHKQKKIRCSGNL